In Gemmata obscuriglobus, a single genomic region encodes these proteins:
- a CDS encoding ISAs1 family transposase — protein MRPPSLPSPAAFPPSVPAQWAEDASTATDHRKGHGRVERRTITTTTWLNGYLSHWPGLGQVFRLERRRKANGKATVEVVYGITSLSRLAADAAALLGYSRRHWGIENGLHYTRDVTLGEDRCRVRRGHAPRALASLRNVAVYLLRNAEHPSVAAATRAMVARPDLALDLLNAPASISE, from the coding sequence TTGAGACCGCCTTCGCTGCCGAGTCCGGCGGCTTTTCCCCCCTCGGTTCCGGCACAGTGGGCTGAGGACGCGAGCACGGCAACCGACCACCGCAAGGGACACGGGCGTGTCGAGCGGCGGACGATCACCACCACGACGTGGCTCAACGGGTACTTGAGCCACTGGCCGGGCCTGGGACAGGTGTTCCGACTGGAGCGCCGCCGGAAGGCGAACGGGAAGGCCACGGTGGAGGTCGTGTACGGGATCACCAGCCTCAGCCGCTTGGCGGCCGACGCGGCCGCCCTGTTAGGTTACTCACGCCGCCACTGGGGTATCGAGAACGGGTTGCATTACACCCGCGACGTGACGCTCGGCGAGGACCGGTGCCGGGTGCGGCGCGGTCACGCCCCACGCGCGTTGGCGTCCCTACGGAACGTCGCCGTGTACCTGTTGCGGAACGCCGAACACCCCAGTGTGGCCGCGGCAACCCGGGCCATGGTCGCCCGACCCGACCTCGCCCTGGACCTACTTAACGCCCCGGCTTCAATCTCTGAGTAG
- a CDS encoding ISAs1 family transposase, with translation MPGSLVERLAELPDPRSRHGRQYPLVGLLTLCLVAILAGHTTPAAIAQFGRLRQKRLGHALGFKNGNMPCANTIAGLLRKLDADHLDRIIGAWLEDRHPDGWEHLALDGKRLCGSRDGDVPGTHLLAAYAPQASAVLAQMTVEATTNEHKAALRLLDVLPSLGGTVVTADAMFTHADVCAKVVQKGGDYILYAKGNQSELRRDIETAFAAESGGFSPLGSGTVG, from the coding sequence ATGCCCGGGTCACTGGTTGAGCGGTTGGCCGAGTTACCGGACCCGCGGAGCCGGCACGGTCGCCAGTACCCGCTGGTGGGTCTGCTGACCCTGTGCCTGGTGGCGATCCTGGCCGGTCACACCACGCCCGCGGCCATCGCCCAGTTCGGCCGTCTCCGCCAGAAGCGGCTGGGCCACGCGCTGGGGTTCAAGAACGGCAACATGCCGTGCGCTAATACCATTGCCGGGTTGCTGCGGAAGTTGGACGCCGACCACCTGGACCGGATCATCGGCGCATGGCTGGAGGACCGGCACCCGGACGGGTGGGAGCACCTGGCGTTGGACGGCAAGCGGTTGTGCGGGTCCCGGGACGGGGACGTGCCGGGCACCCACCTGCTGGCCGCGTACGCCCCCCAGGCGTCCGCGGTGCTCGCCCAGATGACCGTCGAAGCCACCACCAACGAGCACAAGGCGGCCCTCCGGTTGCTGGACGTGCTGCCCTCGCTGGGCGGGACCGTGGTCACGGCCGACGCCATGTTTACCCACGCCGACGTGTGCGCGAAGGTGGTCCAGAAGGGCGGCGATTACATCCTCTACGCCAAGGGCAACCAGTCCGAGCTGCGGCGGGACATTGAGACCGCCTTCGCTGCCGAGTCCGGCGGCTTTTCCCCCCTCGGTTCCGGCACAGTGGGCTGA
- a CDS encoding alpha/beta hydrolase — protein MPAPKHNRAEHPAEGFRSALLPAAGNRPVRVYLPVDYQPKYAYPLVVLFHADGECEEHSARLVPLLSRRNYIVLCLRGPINLGGRADGLPAFGWSGCNADRATKAALAHTKAHYSVNADRVFLLGVGEGAAAACRLGLHLGPRVAGVVALNGALPSGRIPANNLRVLIGHGAANPVVPVSEARRAAAALARAGATVRVTPYPTTHGAHPDMLADANRWIMEQVSGA, from the coding sequence ATGCCGGCTCCCAAACACAACCGCGCCGAGCACCCGGCCGAAGGGTTTCGCTCCGCCTTGCTCCCGGCCGCGGGGAACCGGCCGGTGCGCGTGTACCTGCCCGTGGACTACCAGCCGAAGTACGCGTACCCGCTGGTGGTGCTGTTCCACGCGGACGGCGAGTGCGAGGAGCACTCGGCGCGTCTGGTCCCGCTGCTCAGTCGGCGCAACTACATTGTTCTGTGCCTGCGCGGCCCGATCAATCTCGGTGGCCGGGCCGACGGCCTGCCGGCGTTCGGTTGGTCCGGTTGTAACGCCGACCGCGCCACCAAAGCGGCCCTGGCGCACACGAAGGCCCACTACAGTGTGAACGCGGACCGCGTGTTCCTGTTGGGCGTCGGCGAGGGCGCGGCGGCGGCGTGCCGGCTCGGGCTGCACCTCGGCCCCCGGGTCGCGGGGGTGGTGGCGCTGAACGGCGCTCTCCCGAGCGGACGCATCCCTGCGAACAACTTGCGCGTGCTGATCGGGCACGGCGCCGCGAACCCGGTCGTACCCGTCTCGGAGGCCCGGCGCGCCGCCGCGGCGCTGGCCCGGGCGGGCGCCACCGTCCGCGTGACCCCCTACCCGACCACCCACGGCGCTCACCCCGACATGCTCGCCGACGCCAACCGCTGGATCATGGAACAGGTCAGCGGCGCGTGA